Proteins encoded together in one Cicer arietinum cultivar CDC Frontier isolate Library 1 chromosome 4, Cicar.CDCFrontier_v2.0, whole genome shotgun sequence window:
- the LOC101491039 gene encoding uncharacterized protein, with amino-acid sequence MERKQGFFSALKDEVVRGLSPARSRAKSPARTPSPMSGLLRRRRKHQGIPPELFMTRSGSLRPVEALSPLKEGPDGTTDGDDFNRGEGKWGHWMKGQLARAPSVSSSSSSSSSSSSASACKKSDLRLLLGVLGAPLAPVHVCTTDPFPHLSIKDIPIETSSAQYILQQYIAASGGSKLQNSINNAYAMGKVRMIASEFETANKVTRNRNSSKAAESGGFVLWQMNPDMWYVELALGGSKVHAGCNGKLVWRHTPWLGAHAAKGPVRPLRRALQGLDPRTTASMFINARCIGEKKINEEDCFILKLCADPSTLKARSEGPAEIIRHVLFGYFSQKTGLLVHLEDSHLTRIQNNGGDAVYWETTINSFLDDYRPVEGIMIAHSGRSVVTLFRFGETAMSHTKTRMEEAWTIEEVAFNVPGLSLDCFIPPSELRFASVSEACELPQGHRVKNKPAVAAATYHAKVAQLQKSHESNMNNINWTVDV; translated from the exons ATGGAAAGAAAACAAGGGTTCTTTTCTGCGCTCAAAGACGAAGTCGTTAGAGGACTCTCACCGGCGAGGTCACGTGCCAAAAGTCCCGCGAGAACTCCTTCTCCGATGTCAGGACTTCTCCGGCGACGGAGAAAGCATCAAGGTATTCCGCCTGAGTTGTTCATGACGAGATCGGGAAGTTTGAGACCGGTGGAAGCACTTTCGCCGTTGAAGGAAGGTCCCGATGGAACCACCGACGGTGATGATTTTAACAGAGGTGAAGGAAAAtggggtcattggatgaaaggACAGTTAGCTAGAGCACCTtcggtttcttcttcttcttcttcttcatcgtcATCTTCTTCAGCTTCGGCATGCAAAAAATCCGATCTGAGATTGCTTCTTGGTGTGTTGGGTGCACCTCTTGCTCCTGTTCATGTTTGTACCACTGATCCTTTTCCTCATCTAAGCATCAAAGATATCCCCATT GAAACTTCTTCTGCTCAGTACATACTGCAGCAGTACATTGCAGCTTCGGGTGGTTCTAAGCTTCAAAATTCCATTAACAATGCTTATGCCATGGGAAAAGTGAGGATGATTGCCTCCGAGTTTGAGACAGCCAACAAAGTCACGCGTAACCGGAATTCCTCAAAAGCTGCTGAGTCTGGTGGATTTGTCTTGTGGCAGATGAATCCGGACATGTGGTACGTGGAGCTTGCTCTTGGTGGCAGTAAGGTTCATGCCGGTTGCAATGGGAAGCTTGTGTGGCGGCACACGCCTTGGCTTGGTGCACATGCCGCAAAAGGGCCAGTTAGGCCTCTTCGACGTGCGCTTCAG GGTCTTGATCCAAGAACAACGGCTAGCATGTTTATCAATGCAAGATGCATTGGGGAGAAGAAGATAAACGAAGAGGATTGTTTTATCCTCAAGCTTTGTGCAGATCCGTCGACATTAAAAGCCAGGAGTGAAGGTCCAGCAGAAATCATACGGCATGTTTTGTTTGGGTACTTTAGTCAGAAAACAGGACTTCTTGTTCACTTAGAAGATTCCCATTTGACCCGCATTCAGAACAACGGAGGCGATGCAGTTTATTGGGAGACCACTATAAATTCATTTCTAGACGACTACAGGCCCGTCGAAGGGATTATGATCGCACACTCAGGTCGATCGGTAGTGACACTTTTCAGGTTTGGGGAAACAGCAATGAGCCACACTAAAACCAGGATGGAAGAAGCATGGACAATCGAGGAAGTGGCGTTCAATGTCCCCGGCCTTTCATTGGACTGTTTCATTCCTCCGTCTGAGCTAAGATTTGCTTCGGTTAGTGAAGCTTGTGAGCTTCCTCAAGGTCATAGGGTGAAGAATAAGCCTGCTGTGGCAGCAGCTACATACCATGCCAAAGTCGCGCAGTTACAAAAATCGCATGAAAGCAATATGAATAACATTAACTGGACGGTGGATGTTTAG